The Bombus affinis isolate iyBomAffi1 chromosome 15, iyBomAffi1.2, whole genome shotgun sequence DNA segment ACGGTAAGAAACATAAGACTATGTCCAAGGAGAAAGCTGAAAGAGAAAAATTGTTGCACAAGTATAAAAAGGAAATGAAAGGTGCTATACGTGAAATACGAAGAGATAGAGTTTTCTTAACGAAGCTACAAATAAAACAACAGATTAAGAGCGATGAAGAACGTAAACgtaaggtgaaagaaatctttGGCGAAGCTTCAGTACAACAGAGTgaattaaagaaattaaaacgGAAGAAATAATAGTAATACAATAAACCGCGCATTCTGGAATCTGTATATATTATCTTTCTTAGACAATATTGGTATTTTGAATGATTTTGTGTAAGATTGTATTAACGATGACCTCGGATTTAACGAATCGTGATCGCTATATTAGCGCTTTTTTTGAGATTcttataatttcattaattgtaataaatgtaaataagcATTTTGATAAGAAAATCTTTTAATCTATTTCGTTTGTCAAAACAATACTGTAATTGTATGACACGGAGATAATTCCTTATGGAAAAAAATTAGCAGAAAACACAAAATAAAAATCTCTCGTccgagaaaataaataaaaagtgtgATATAAAATTTGCCAAGTAGTTTTTCCACTTACTTTTTAAGAAAGTAGAATTTGAACGTTCTCTGGCAAAATGTTCTCTGGCTTACTTTCTGAGGACTCAGTTGCTTTGTCATTAATGTCACTGTTGCTGTTATCATtacaaatttcaatttctttttcccCTGGTTCACTTCCTTCATACTCAGAGAATTCACTATCCTCGATATCAGAGCATTCCATTGGAATCCTTTTCAATTTTTGCAACGATTCGGATGCTTCCAATTGTTTACACATTTTCAAGGcttgtaaaatattgttttataaaatGAGAAATCAGGTTTTATTCCAACGACTgtacttttattttaaatgaataaaacaaaattaaagtttattatattattcctttAGCTATCCCTGCAAAAATCACTGCATCATTGCggagaaaaaatataacatgaagtaagaattttaaaataaagttgtcaaaccagtcattttgactggtgtggtagttctagtattAATTAAGAGTTGTCCTAATGTACACATatgataaatttgcaaatttattttttttggaAACAAACCGTCTtgtgaataaattttattctacatttccgACTTATTTTCACATGTAGAAGAGTAATCTGATTATTTACTTCTACCTAGTCTGGAATTAGTGGTGTTCAAAAAAACTTTATATATATGTTTCTATGACTCGAAAGATCTTGATAATTCCGTGAGAACGATGTCTTGATTTCTGATTCTTGATAATTCGAAactgaaatatacatatacacgtgATTAGCGGTAACACGTTTAATCCTACAGAGAAACTTATCGAACAAAATCTTTGACAACATTATTATTGAATAACGACGCCTTATTTTTAATTTGCAATATCACGAACACATTCTATTCTGATTTTAAAGCTTTATGATCActgaataatttaatatatctttcttTGAATAAGATAGGTTATGAATTCAAAATAATACTTTGtatttataaatgtatatgattataatatttaaagaaatacgctttatttaaaaaacgatgttatgattttattatataaaaattatgatCCATATATATTTCGCAATAATATAAGTGTTACGTCCTGTGACCTAAACATATGTTCTAATCCATCCTTCGGCCAAGATGCTCAACAGCAGTTTTAACATTTGCTCGGACGCACAATATTCCATATAATCCCAAGGACTATGGACAAATGGACAAATCACTATAGTCCATTCCTACTCACACATTTTTTGATCGATAcaacaatttcttttttaacgatttctttcttcatcctAAGATACTACTTGTAGAATTATTTTGCAGATTTGCTAAAACGATCGAAACCAAGTCGAATAATCGTTGTTGCACCGGAACTGTATTACTTAGCGaggttaaatttaaataatgtaAATCCAATGACACCCTTGCTTGGCTATTTATACTATATTTCCAAATATGTAAACATCGTTTATACACTAGAATTAGCACGACGTCTGGAAGGTTTTGGCGTGGCAACCAATTGTTTTCATCCTGGTCTAATAAGCACTGGAATCTGTAAAAGTGTCTCGCCTCCACTTCttggggattacattttttactGAACACATTTTCCAAAACAGCCGAACAGAGCGCGCAAATAACGATACATCTTGCAGTGTCCAATGGAGTTAGTGGGATTTCTAGTAAATATTTTTCGCATTGTCGTGTAAGAAAAACTTGTCACAATTTTTTGTTTACAAATAGCATTTCTTAAATAATGATGATATCGTTTATTGCTACATATCATTAATTTTAGGAAATCGAACTTCCTCACGGGATAAAGAATCCATCTCAAGGTAAAAAGTTTTAGGACTCAGCGAAACCATGGTGAAACTTCAACCATCAGATCTAAAAATATAGAAGTTCGCataaacatattttattaatcTATGTACTTAAAAGCcgcaaattttctataattaaaaGGCTTCTAATTCGTTAAACTTTTTgtacaaattatttatatttaattatcccGCAAAGTAATAATCGGGAAATAGTAATACATTTCTcatgttttatttatacaaggtggttggtaactggtggtacaaacggaaagggggtgattctacgcgaaaaaagaagttgaaaatatagaatacaaatttttcgtttgaggctttgtttccgagaaaatcgactttgaattttcgctcggtacgcgtgcactttatcacgtctcgttataacggatctcactgtagatcgttgtctcgatggatattatcgcagtttaagtttgtttttgccgtaacggaaaattaggaatacataatgaaataatatgaagtaatcataaagtttattattacaaaaattgctgaagaTGTTCTGCCGAATTCTGCCGAACatatacttctgctcttctaattaaatttctatgaacactttctaagtcgattttcttgaaaacaaagcctcaaacgaaaaatttttattctatattttcgacttcttttttcacgtagaatcacttcctttccgcttgtaccaccagttgcCAATCACCCTGTATATTCTAATTTCATCAAAGAAAACAAAGGATCACCGCACCTTATTGTACTTGTAACTTGCATTAAAAGTATCCGCTAATATTTACAAttctttgaaaatattaataaatacttaCTTATGGGTTTAATGTTTCACTGTATTTCGGACCGATGGTTCAGGAAACAATCTTTCCCATTCTTGCATCCTTTCAGGGAAGAATTCAGTTTTGATCGATGGATGAAGATTCAACTCTAAGAAATTGTTTTGCTCGGGTACAAATTTGTCCCACCTTACATTCCTCAGTCGACTATCGTGTTTCGGAATCGGTTCGCCATTTATAACGAAATTCGACCATATGCTAGTAGAAATTTCCACCATAGGAATCTCTGGTGCGTCGCTGTTGAAATATGGGAACTGGCTTTTTATGAAGAAAAGATACTGCAGATCGTCATGATGACATACACCTGAGGGACACGTAAAACGTTTAAAATATGGTCCTCATTGAGTTTCCAGACAAACGAAGAGTAAACAGTTTTACCATATGGTGTCGTGGCGTTCAACATATAAAAGCTGTATCGTCCTTGGAAcgaaaatttataaaagtataCCGGCAATTTCGAATACGTAGCGAATAACTTGATTGCTCGGTACATAGGGAATGTAATTATAGAATCACAATATATCTGAAaaagatttgatatttttttatgatttcaATGGAAAACAAATTACAATTAGAGTACGAAGAGAATTTGATACGTACATCACCGAGCTCCTTGCTGTTAGCCGAGTTAATTGGCTGATCGTTAAAATAGAATTTCCGTAATTCCCTACTAATATAATTCGATCGCGACGTATTACGTTCGTACATAAATACGATTGGAGCGAGAGTATTCCAATTATCGTTCAACTCAGGGTACACAGAATTACCTTCTAGTGTTGCATTTTCATAATCTGCGCAATTTAATGAAACAATTGGATATGCTCaattttcatatctttataatatatttatacaaaatatctTAATTCGAATACTCACACGCAACTATACCGGCAAATTCTTCTTCTGTAACTCCCATCATTAAAGGAACCTGATAGAATCTCCTTTGCGTTATCACGTCGTACGGCTGTTCAGACAGGAACCTTTCGACACCAGGAACTTCCGGTTCCACAGCGGGTGTCCACAACAAAATGGGAGTTGCGTACCAATCCTGTTAAAAAaataacataattaatatttacactTGCCAAGACTTTTATACACTagatttatattgttatatggaACGTACGAATAAGGAGCCCAACGTGACTATGAAGTTTTCTACAGGTTTCGTCCGCAAACAATCTACCATAGCGCTGGTCGAGTCAGTGGAACAATTCAATAGTCGTGCCTGCTTCTGAACCAGTTGGATTTGTCCATGTTGCGATATTCCCGAATAGACTTCTAGTACTATAGCCGAAGAACTCATCGTGATAGCTCTGTGAAAAAGATTGCGAGACATTGGAGACACCAAATGCAACATAATGCTGAAACTTCCTGCGCTGTAACCGCATAGAGTGACGGAGTTTGGATTGCCACCAAAGGCAGCTATGTTTCTTTGAACCCAACGGAAAGCTGCGACTTGGTCCTTTAGACCCATATTACCTGGTGCTGCACTGTCACCAGTATTCAAGAAACctgaaataatttcaatttatgTTTTCAATAAGCTTTAATCCAAGTAATAGGAGTAGATTGACTCATCATATTCTAATTGAGGAGCTTCCTACTTTTAAGGAACTTCCTAATCCTAAGAAAATTCGAATCGAGTAAATTGATAGCTTTGGTAGGTAGCTCCTTAATTACTTCcttgatttatttcaaattaccTAACGCCCCAAGGCGATAATTTATTGTAACCAAAACAATATCTTTATCCAACAGATACTCTGGTCCAAAGTTTATACTTTGTCCTGAGAAACTGTAAAAGCCCCCTGGATGTATGAAGATCATTACCGGTCTCGATACGTTCTCGCTTTTACACGGTAGCTAGAATTGCAAATGGACTATTAATGCAAAGATTCCAAAATCACTTAACCATGCACGCTAATTTAGTACAATTCGCTACCTACTTTGGTAGTATACACGTTTAAGCGTAGACAATCTTCCGATACTAGTGTGCCATTAGGTTGAGGACAACTGGGTCCTTCTTCGGTTGCGTCGAAAACGTTTTGCCAATCTTTCGCTGGAATTGGAGGCTATACAGTAATTTAAAAACacgaaataagaaatataacGCACATATCATAACAGTTTTATCTACTATGTAATTAACGAAAGTTATCAACTATATAGTTAACAATTATGCAATTTGTGTTTAATCTCTTAGGATGTGCGAAATTGGTAACTTTACTTCTGTATATTATATCGTGAAAATGAGATAATTTATAAGGCGGCTTGTTAAAAATGATTCAGTGCCATAATGTCGCGAATCCGCTTAACTAAGGAAGCTTGTTAAAAACATTCCTCGAGTAATTGTACGTGACATTAATGAAAATACCTAGTCTTGATTTCCATGTCTTACATTTTGCAAACTATACGTTTAGAAACTGTTTCGACGCTCTTTATACAAGGATAACGCATAAGTTAACGCTGACGTAAAATAACAACCAGTTAAAGGATTTTTTACCTGGAAACGTTGGGATCCAACAGGTGGTTCGCCATATCTTATACCACGGAACGAATAAATTTCTCTTCCAAGTCTAGAAGTCAAAATAGACCCTCGAATTTTCCCGATTGGAGCAGTGACCAAAGGTTGTTTCGCGGTCTTCGACTGTTGAGCGATAGCGAGACCGGTGACACAAACGAGAAATACCAGAACGCCTCTCATCTTAGACCTTGCAGCTTACTTTTTTTCTTTGTCGGAAATTTCTTCTCTTTGGATGAAGAAGCAAATTGATAAGATCAAATCAACTCGGTTAGCCGATTTCAACGGTGTTCGTGCAAGCACTGTAGAATCGGCTGACAAATGCGCACATTTTATACGACAGCTTTGAGGAAAGTGAGTGGGGAAACCCAGTTTCCTTTCTGAGCAATATAATCTTCAATAAACTTCCACACAGTGACACCCCTTATTAGTCAATCGAGCCAACTATAATATTTCTCGATTAACATGttgtatttattaatatttttatcttttaattgCATGCGTTTTTGTTATAGTAATCGCTATATTATGTAAATGTCGCACTGTCTCTCTAATAATAAATGTATCGTTGCAAAAAATCAATGTTACAAATATTGTGAACTCAACACTCATAGCATGAAAAATCAAACAAACGATAGCGAGTATGCTTCGACAAACAAATAGTCATGTTCAGATTATCGCAACAAGGTTTAACGATTCGTATCTTCCAAATtataaaaaggaaaggaaaaaaaatactCGGCTGTTAATGAAAATTTGAAGTTCACATAAACGTATATTTTTGATCTATGTATCTAAAAGCCGTGAATTTTCTGTCATTAAAACGCTTTGAATTCATTAAACTTTCTGTACGAAtaatttgtattaaattatatacaGCAATGTTATTAAGAAATAAGATATTTCTCATATTTTAATTACGCATTCTAATTTGattgagaaaaataataatagccaTTGACTTTGCACTCGCGTAATGTTCATCGCATTTGAGATTTAGGGTGCAGGGAACAATCTTTCCCATTCTCGCATTCTTTCAGGAAAGAACTCAGTTCTGATCGATGGATGAAGATTCAGCTCAAGGAAATTGCTATGCTCGGGTACCAATCTACCCCATCTTACATTCCTGAGTTGACCATCGTGTTTACGGATCGGTTCACCATTTATAACAAAGTTCGACCATATGCTGGTAGAAATTTCCACCATAGGGATTTCTGGTGCGTCGCTGTTGAAGTATGGGAAACGGCTCTTTATGAAGAAAAGATACTGCAGATCGTCATGATGACATACACCTGAGGGACATGTAAAACGGTTAAAATATGGTCCTCATTGAATTTCCAGACAAATGAAGAGTAAACAGTTTTACCATATGGTGTCGTGGCGTTCAACATATAAAAGCTGTAGCGTCCTTGGAAcgaaaatttataaaagtataCCGGCAATTTCGAATACGTAGCGAACAACTTGATTGCTCGGTACATAGGAAATTTAgttatagcatcaccatatatCTGGAaaagatttgatatttttttatgatttcaATGGTGAACAAATTACAATTAGAGCGCGAAGATAATTTGATACGTACATCACCGAGCTTTCTGTAGCTAGCCGAGCTAAGTGACTGATCGTTGAAATAGAATTTCCGTAATTCCCTACTAACGTAATTCGATCGTGATGTATTACGTTCGTACATAAATATGATCGGAGCGAGAGTATTCCAATTATCGTTCAACTCAGGGTACAGAGAATTACCTTTTAATGTGGCATTTTCATACACtgcaaaatttaataaaacaattGGATATActcaattttcatatttttatcatgTATTTATACGAAATATCTTAATTCAAATACTCACAAGCAGCTATACCGCCAAATTCGTCTTCCGTAACTCCCATCATTAAAGGAACTTGATAGAATCTTCCTTGCTTTATCACGTCGTACGGCTGCTCAGACAGGAACCTTTCAACACCAGGAACTGTCGGTTCCACAGCTGGTGACCAGAGCACAATAGGATTTCCACGCCAATcctatcaaaaatataatatCACTAATGTTCCTAGTTGCCTAAATTTTTACATGCTGGGTCTATATTGTTATATCAAACGCACATATAAGTCGCGTAATGTGTCTGTGAAGTTTTCTGCAGGTTTTGAGCGGAAACAGCGCACCATAGCACTAGTCGAATCAGTAGGGCAATCCAATAATCGTGCCTGTCTTTGAGCTAGCTGCATTTGTCCATGTTGCGATATTCCGGAATAAACATTTAGTTTTATAGCCGAAGAACTCATCGCGATAGCTCTGTGAAAAAGATTGCGAGACATTGGAGACACCAAATGCAACATAATACTGAAACTTCCTGCGCTATAACCGCATAGAGTGACAGAGTTTGGATTGCCACCAAAGGCAGCGATGTTTCTTTGAACCCAATGGAAAGCTGCGACTTGGTCCTTTAGACCCATGTTACCTGGTGCTGCACTGTCGCCGGTATTCAagaatcctgaaataattcgaATTTGTTTTAGCAAATTCCTAACGCGAGTAAATTAACTTTGTACGTTCTAATTGTGGAGCTTTTTCAAAAACAAGGTCTGTAAGACGAAATAGGGTATagcaaattgtaaaataaattcgGTTTGTATtagtaattatttctttttatatttacgaaataaataacaatttcgtaataatttAATCATTCTTTAATTTCAAATCTTTTCAGAAAGCTCCCGCAATTACTTCTCTGATTTATTTCAAGTTACCTAACGTCCCAAGACGATAATTAATTGTAACCAAAACGATATCTTTATCCAACAGATACTGTGGCCCGAAGTTTATACTTTGTCCTGAGAAACCGTTAAAGCCACCTGGATGTATGAAGATCATTACTGGTCTCGATACATCTTCGTTTCTACAGGGTAGCTAGAATTGGGAATGTATCCTTGTTGCAAATGTTTAACTGCGCATGATATATTTATATGCATGATGTGTGATGCCTACTTTGGTAGTGTACACGTTTAGGCGTAGACAATCTTCTGATTGTTGTATGCCGTTAGCATGGGGGCAACTGGGTCCTTCCTCGGTTGCGTCGAAAACGTTTTGCCAATCTTTCGCTGGGATTGGAGGCTATACAGTAATTTCAAaacatgaaataaaaaatatatcgcgTATATGATAATAGTTTCATCAACTATGCAATTAACGAAAGGGGTATTGTGCAATTTATTGTCAATCTCTTAAGATGTGCGAAATTGATAGCTTTACTTCTGCAAATTGTATCATGAAAATGAGATAATTTGTATACCGGCTAGTTAAAAATTATTCGGTGGCATAATATCGCAAATGCGCTAAAATAAGAAAGCTTGTCAAAATATTCTTCGAGTAATTGTACGTGACATTAACGAAAATACCTAGTCTCATACATTTGCAAACTAAGCTTTTAGAAACTGTTTCGACGCTCTTTATACAAGGATAACGCATAAGTTAACGCTGACGTAAAATAACAACCAGTTAAAGGATTTTTTACCTGGAAACGTTGGGATCCAACAGGTGGTTCGCCATATCTTATACCACGGaacgaataaatttcttttccgAGTCTAGAGGTCAAAATAGACCCACGAATTTTCCCAATTGGAGCAGTGACCAACGGTTGTTCAGCGATCGACTGTTGAGCGA contains these protein-coding regions:
- the LOC126924947 gene encoding esterase E4-like encodes the protein MRGVLVFLVCVTGLAIAQQSKTAKQPLVTAPIGKIRGSILTSRLGREIYSFRGIRYGEPPVGSQRFQPPIPAKDWQNVFDATEEGPSCPQPNGTLVSEDCLRLNVYTTKLPCKSENVSRPVMIFIHPGGFYSFSGQSINFGPEYLLDKDIVLVTINYRLGALGFLNTGDSAAPGNMGLKDQVAAFRWVQRNIAAFGGNPNSVTLCGYSAGSFSIMLHLVSPMSRNLFHRAITMSSSAIVLEVYSGISQHGQIQLVQKQARLLNCSTDSTSAMVDCLRTKPVENFIVTLGSLFDWYATPILLWTPAVEPEVPGVERFLSEQPYDVITQRRFYQVPLMMGVTEEEFAGIVAYYENATLEGNSVYPELNDNWNTLAPIVFMYERNTSRSNYISRELRKFYFNDQPINSANSKELGDIYCDSIITFPMYRAIKLFATYSKLPVYFYKFSFQGRYSFYMLNATTPYGVCHHDDLQYLFFIKSQFPYFNSDAPEIPMVEISTSIWSNFVINGEPIPKHDSRLRNVRWDKFVPEQNNFLELNLHPSIKTEFFPERMQEWERLFPEPSVRNTVKH